In the Rhinatrema bivittatum chromosome 6, aRhiBiv1.1, whole genome shotgun sequence genome, one interval contains:
- the LOC115094556 gene encoding uncharacterized protein LOC115094556 isoform X2, protein MPHKRKGKIRIYPPLPDNLEGQRLIYQYATPTSVTRTSTPIGEPGEGAQYSPGELSLTPPDPKTLIQAALLLDSVPAETPAGTSFEHAQLGGKPRDEADVGGAASARVSAEATGGEEYEASGEGTAEPVSPLIPQRLTKPAIVTLDALWDLVAGNAAKLDRQACKLEEVSKRMTKIETDHTNLEKALTKTGVNWCLAGIR, encoded by the exons ATGCCacataagagaaaagggaaaatccGGATATATCCTCCCTTACCGGATAATTTGGAAGGGCAGCGGCTGATTTATCAGTATGCAACCCCGACATCAGTAACGAGGACGTCTACCCCCATTGGTGAGCCAGGGGAAGGAGCCCAGTACTCACCCGGGGAACTATCGCTGACGCCTCCGGATCCTAAAACGCTGATTCAAGCAGCTCTACTGCTCGACTCTGTGCCTGCTGAGACGCCGGCAGGAACTTCCTTCGAGCATGCTCAGTTGGGAGGCAAGCCCAGGGACGAAGCAGACGTGGGGGGTGCAGCCAGTGCTCGTGTCTCCGCTGAGGCTACAGGAGGGGAGGAGTATGAAGCCAGCGGAGAAGGAACAGCAGAGCCGGTTTCTCCACTTATCCCACAGAGATTAACAAAACCAGCGATTGTAACGCTCGACGCCCTTTGGGATCTGGTAGCAGGGAACGCTGCGAAGCTCGACAGACAGGCTTGTAAACTAGAGGAAGTTTCCAAGAGAATGACTAAGATTGAAACTGACCACACGAATCTGGaaaaggctttgacaaag ACTGGTGTGAACTGGTGCCTGGCAGGAATAAGGTAG
- the LOC115094556 gene encoding uncharacterized protein LOC115094556 isoform X1 → MPHKRKGKIRIYPPLPDNLEGQRLIYQYATPTSVTRTSTPIGEPGEGAQYSPGELSLTPPDPKTLIQAALLLDSVPAETPAGTSFEHAQLGGKPRDEADVGGAASARVSAEATGGEEYEASGEGTAEPVSPLIPQRLTKPAIVTLDALWDLVAGNAAKLDRQACKLEEVSKRMTKIETDHTNLEKALTKRGALISPGMGIDMENLTNFLETTTEEITERFALFVTLYSEIDVGIIMKNYFKNLNVSFMGGQVRIFPDLAKPTQMRRKKFISLRPKVLALGGTYILRYPCRCIVKLLGNTYVFFSPEQLQAFLEAREQTPQPIELDPVNESDV, encoded by the exons ATGCCacataagagaaaagggaaaatccGGATATATCCTCCCTTACCGGATAATTTGGAAGGGCAGCGGCTGATTTATCAGTATGCAACCCCGACATCAGTAACGAGGACGTCTACCCCCATTGGTGAGCCAGGGGAAGGAGCCCAGTACTCACCCGGGGAACTATCGCTGACGCCTCCGGATCCTAAAACGCTGATTCAAGCAGCTCTACTGCTCGACTCTGTGCCTGCTGAGACGCCGGCAGGAACTTCCTTCGAGCATGCTCAGTTGGGAGGCAAGCCCAGGGACGAAGCAGACGTGGGGGGTGCAGCCAGTGCTCGTGTCTCCGCTGAGGCTACAGGAGGGGAGGAGTATGAAGCCAGCGGAGAAGGAACAGCAGAGCCGGTTTCTCCACTTATCCCACAGAGATTAACAAAACCAGCGATTGTAACGCTCGACGCCCTTTGGGATCTGGTAGCAGGGAACGCTGCGAAGCTCGACAGACAGGCTTGTAAACTAGAGGAAGTTTCCAAGAGAATGACTAAGATTGAAACTGACCACACGAATCTGGaaaaggctttgacaaag AGAGGAGCCTTAATATCGCCTGGTATGGGGATAGATATGGAAAATCTAACCAATTTTCTGGAAACAACAACGGAAGAAATTACAGAAAGGTTTGCCTTGTTTGTGACTCtttattcagaaattgatgttggaataattatgaagaattatttcaaaaatttaaatgtttcttttatggGCGGTCAAGTTCGTATCTTTCCAGATTTGGCAAAACCAACGCAAATGCGAAGGAAAAAGTTTATTTCATTGCGCCCAAAAGTGCTTGCACTAGGAGGTACCTATATTTTAAGGTACCCCTGCAGGTGCATAGTCAAACTTTTGGGGAATACTTATGTGTTCTTTAGTCCGGAACAACTTCAAGCCTTTCTAGAGGCACGAGAGCAGACCCCGCAGCCCATAGAGCTGGATCCAGTAAATGAATCTGATGTTTAA